In Streptomyces sp. NBC_00878, a single window of DNA contains:
- the glnA gene encoding type I glutamate--ammonia ligase — MDKQQEFVLRTLEERDIRFVRLWFTDVLGFLKSVAVAPAELEQAFDEGIGFDGSAIEGFARVYESDMIAKPDPSTFQVLPWRAEAPGTARMFCDILMPDGSPSFADPRYVLKRALAKASDLGFTFYTHPEIEFFLLKDKPVDGTRPTPADNSGYFDHTPQNVGMDFRRQAITMLESMGISVEFSHHEGAPGQQEIDLRYADALSTADNIMTFRLVMKQVALEQGVQATFMPKPFSEHPGSGMHTHLSLFEGDRNAFYESGSEYQLSKVGRSFIAGLLKHAAEIAAVTNQWVNSYKRIWGGSERTAGAGGEAPSYICWGHNNRSALVRVPMYKPGKTGSARVEVRSIDSGANPYLAYAMLLAAGLKGIEEGYELPPGAEDDVWALSDAERRAMGIEPLPQNLGEALSLMERSDLVAETLGEHVFDFFLRNKRQEWEEYRSEVTAFELRKNLPVL; from the coding sequence ATGGACAAGCAGCAGGAGTTCGTGCTCCGTACGTTGGAAGAGCGCGACATCCGTTTCGTACGCCTGTGGTTCACGGACGTGCTGGGCTTCCTCAAATCCGTGGCCGTGGCCCCGGCCGAGCTGGAGCAGGCCTTCGACGAGGGCATCGGCTTCGACGGGTCGGCCATCGAGGGCTTCGCCCGCGTCTACGAGTCCGACATGATCGCCAAGCCGGATCCGTCGACCTTCCAGGTCCTCCCGTGGCGCGCGGAGGCCCCCGGCACGGCCCGGATGTTCTGCGACATCCTCATGCCGGACGGCTCGCCGTCCTTCGCGGACCCGAGGTACGTGCTGAAGCGGGCCCTGGCCAAGGCCTCCGACCTGGGCTTCACCTTCTACACCCACCCGGAGATCGAGTTCTTCCTGCTGAAGGACAAGCCGGTCGACGGTACGCGCCCGACCCCGGCCGACAACTCCGGCTACTTCGATCACACCCCGCAGAACGTCGGCATGGACTTCCGCCGCCAGGCGATCACCATGCTGGAGTCGATGGGCATCTCGGTCGAGTTCTCCCACCACGAGGGTGCTCCGGGCCAGCAGGAGATCGACCTGCGCTACGCCGACGCGCTCTCGACGGCGGACAACATCATGACGTTCCGCCTGGTCATGAAGCAGGTGGCGCTGGAGCAGGGTGTCCAGGCGACCTTCATGCCGAAGCCGTTCTCGGAACACCCGGGCAGTGGCATGCACACGCACCTCTCGCTGTTCGAGGGCGACCGCAACGCCTTCTACGAGTCGGGCTCCGAGTACCAGCTCTCCAAGGTCGGCCGCTCCTTCATCGCGGGCCTGCTGAAGCACGCGGCGGAGATCGCGGCGGTGACGAATCAGTGGGTCAACTCCTACAAGCGCATCTGGGGCGGCTCCGAGCGCACCGCGGGCGCCGGTGGCGAGGCCCCCTCGTACATCTGCTGGGGCCACAACAACCGCTCGGCCCTGGTCCGCGTCCCGATGTACAAGCCCGGCAAGACGGGCTCGGCACGGGTGGAGGTCCGCTCCATCGACTCGGGCGCGAACCCGTACCTGGCGTACGCGATGCTCCTCGCCGCCGGCCTCAAGGGCATCGAGGAGGGCTACGAGCTCCCGCCGGGCGCCGAGGACGACGTCTGGGCCCTCTCCGACGCCGAACGCCGCGCGATGGGCATCGAGCCCCTCCCCCAGAACCTCGGCGAGGCCCTGTCCCTGATGGAACGCAGCGACCTGGTAGCCGAAACCCTCGGCGAACACGTCTTCGACTTCTTCCTCCGCAACAAGCGGCAGGAGTGGGAGGAGTACCGCAGCGAGGTGACCGCCTTCGAGCTGCGGAAGAACCTGCCTGTGCTGTAG
- a CDS encoding type II toxin-antitoxin system VapC family toxin, which yields MIAIADTSGIIASVDRSCPEHEVARHVMDTAGLLVIPQLVLAELDHLVSGRFHKDAAGQVMDQLIAQARTGRYVLGDASADVLADARLVQRRYRDLALDLTDSVITVLAREYATDAVLTLDRKDFRAVRPLTSHPAFRILPDDL from the coding sequence GTGATCGCCATCGCCGACACCTCGGGCATCATCGCCTCCGTCGACCGCAGCTGCCCCGAACACGAAGTGGCCCGCCACGTCATGGACACCGCGGGCCTGCTCGTCATCCCTCAACTCGTACTGGCCGAACTCGACCACCTGGTCAGCGGCAGGTTCCACAAGGACGCCGCCGGGCAGGTCATGGACCAACTCATCGCACAAGCGCGGACCGGGCGCTACGTCCTCGGTGACGCCAGTGCGGATGTCCTCGCGGACGCACGGCTCGTGCAGCGCCGGTACCGGGACCTCGCGCTGGACCTTACCGACTCGGTCATCACCGTCCTGGCCCGCGAGTACGCCACGGACGCCGTCCTCACTCTGGACCGGAAGGACTTCCGAGCCGTCCGTCCGCTCACCTCACACCCCGCCTTCCGGATCCTTCCCGACGATCTGTAG
- a CDS encoding CopG family transcriptional regulator, whose amino-acid sequence MSLKRTTVYLEDEDLRDLKATASRKGVSEAELIREGVRLAIARNRVWDEPAGLPVLDSGDPTFAERADDILRDTGFGDWSRTS is encoded by the coding sequence ATGAGCCTGAAACGAACGACGGTCTACCTTGAGGACGAAGACCTCCGCGACCTCAAGGCCACCGCCTCCCGCAAAGGAGTCAGCGAGGCCGAGCTGATCCGCGAGGGCGTCCGCCTCGCGATCGCACGCAATCGCGTGTGGGACGAACCCGCGGGCCTCCCCGTCCTCGACAGCGGAGACCCCACCTTCGCGGAGCGGGCCGACGACATACTGCGGGACACCGGTTTCGGCGACTGGAGTCGGACCTCATAG
- a CDS encoding VOC family protein, translating to MDMALEVITLPVSDLDRAKAFYQDKVGFHVDLDTEVMPGARVVQLTPPGSGCSIALAEGVPIPTGTPKPGTYHGLQLVVADAKAAYEELRARGLEISEPVQYAPQDGGTFMHFTDPDGNGWAIQEFRERATKPLHKLMTELAEQTR from the coding sequence ATGGACATGGCCCTAGAAGTGATCACGCTGCCGGTCTCCGACCTCGACCGGGCGAAGGCCTTCTACCAGGACAAGGTCGGCTTCCACGTCGACCTCGACACCGAGGTGATGCCGGGCGCCCGCGTGGTCCAGCTGACGCCCCCCGGTTCCGGTTGTTCGATCGCGCTCGCCGAGGGGGTGCCCATCCCGACGGGAACCCCGAAGCCGGGCACGTACCACGGCCTGCAGCTGGTCGTCGCGGACGCCAAGGCGGCGTACGAGGAGCTGAGGGCCCGGGGCCTGGAGATCAGCGAGCCCGTCCAGTACGCACCCCAGGACGGCGGCACGTTCATGCACTTCACGGACCCCGACGGCAACGGCTGGGCCATCCAGGAATTCCGCGAGCGCGCCACGAAGCCCCTCCACAAACTGATGACGGAACTGGCCGAGCAGACGCGGTGA
- a CDS encoding pyridoxamine 5'-phosphate oxidase family protein translates to MEPRAELNAHYSDETATARPWSEAEALLAEAELFWISTVRPDGRPHVTPLPTVWSEGALHFCTGPEERKARNLALNPHVVLTTGTNTWNKGYDLVVEGDAVRVSDDDRLRALADAWERKYGSFWHFEVGDGHFHHGAGKALVFSVAPGTVFGFGKGEPFSQTRWRFA, encoded by the coding sequence ATGGAACCACGGGCCGAGCTGAACGCCCACTACAGCGACGAGACCGCCACCGCACGCCCCTGGTCCGAGGCCGAGGCCCTGCTCGCCGAGGCCGAGCTGTTCTGGATCTCGACGGTACGCCCCGACGGCCGGCCCCACGTCACACCGCTGCCCACGGTGTGGTCGGAGGGCGCGCTGCACTTCTGCACCGGCCCCGAGGAGCGCAAGGCGCGCAACCTCGCCCTGAACCCTCACGTCGTACTGACCACAGGCACCAACACCTGGAACAAGGGGTACGACCTCGTGGTGGAAGGCGATGCGGTCCGGGTGTCCGACGACGACAGGCTGCGCGCGCTGGCCGACGCGTGGGAGCGCAAGTACGGCAGTTTCTGGCACTTCGAGGTCGGCGACGGCCACTTCCACCACGGCGCCGGAAAGGCCCTCGTCTTCTCGGTGGCGCCCGGGACCGTTTTCGGCTTCGGTAAGGGAGAGCCTTTCAGCCAGACGCGCTGGCGTTTCGCCTGA
- a CDS encoding bifunctional [glutamine synthetase] adenylyltransferase/[glutamine synthetase]-adenylyl-L-tyrosine phosphorylase → MMAPGRRSSTFTRLLRHGFTDPSAAERLLESPELASIRNDPVLLDALGATADPDLALLGLVRLAEAQDGRTAQRELLDTLIAAKPLRDRLLGVLGASAALGDHLARHPLDWQVLVMYEPQDLHPGTAEFERGLAEASDPVGLRIAYRRCLLSIAARDVCGTTDVAQTAAELADLATATLRAALAIARSAAPEDAALCRLAVIAMGKCGGHELNYVSDVDVIFVGEAVEGADEGKALRAATRLASHLMRICSETTVEGSIWPVDANLRPEGRNGPLVRTLSSHLAYYQRWAKTWEFQALLKARPVAGDLDLGETYVTTLAPLVWQAAERDNFVADVQKMRRRVVENIPVAEIERELKLGPGGLRDVEFAVQLLQLVHGRADTTLRSGTTLDALKALAAGGYVGRADAVQLADAYRFLRSMEHRIQLFRLRRTHLVPEDEADLRRIGRSLGLRTEPVAELNREWKRHASVVRRLHEKIFYRPLLDAVAQLAPGESRLSPDAARERLVALGYADPAAALRHLEALASGVSRKAAIQRTLLPVLLGWFADSADPDAGLFNFRKVSDALGRTPWYLRLLRDEGAAAENLARVLSAGRLAPDLLMRAPEAVALLGDGDGGGGGLEPRSRAHLEQEILAAVGRADGGEAAVTAARGVRRRELFRTAAVDIVNSYGTEETPANADQGALVDLVGGAVSDLTAATLAGALRAVVREGWGDTLPTRFAVIGMGRFGGHELGYGSDADVLFVHEPREGVGEQEASRAANSVVSEMRRLLQVPSSDPPLLVDADLRPEGKSGPLVRTLNSYEAYYRRWSLVWEAHALLRAEVVAGDEELGRRFIELVDPLRYPAEGLGEDAVREIRRLKARMETERMPRGADPTLHAKLGRGGLSDVEWTVQLLQLRHGWAEPGLRTTRTREALAAACAAGLISGEDASTLDEAWVLATRVRNAVMLVRGRAGDTFPSDGRELAAVGRYLGYGPGHVGDMLDDYRRATRRARGVVEELFYGAGG, encoded by the coding sequence ATGATGGCGCCGGGGCGCAGGAGCAGTACCTTCACGCGGCTGCTGCGGCACGGTTTCACCGATCCGTCGGCCGCCGAGCGGCTCCTGGAGAGCCCCGAGCTCGCCTCGATACGGAACGATCCGGTGCTGCTCGACGCGCTCGGGGCCACCGCCGATCCCGACCTGGCACTGCTTGGGCTTGTACGGCTCGCCGAGGCGCAGGACGGGCGCACGGCCCAGCGCGAGCTGCTCGACACACTGATCGCGGCCAAGCCGTTGCGCGACCGGCTGCTCGGGGTGCTCGGCGCGTCCGCCGCGCTCGGCGATCACCTCGCGCGGCATCCGCTCGACTGGCAGGTTCTCGTGATGTACGAGCCGCAGGACCTGCACCCGGGCACCGCGGAATTCGAGCGCGGGCTCGCCGAGGCCTCCGATCCCGTGGGGCTGAGGATCGCCTACCGGCGGTGTCTGCTGTCCATCGCCGCGCGTGACGTGTGCGGGACCACCGATGTCGCGCAGACCGCCGCCGAGCTCGCCGATCTCGCGACCGCCACGCTGCGGGCCGCGCTCGCCATCGCCCGGTCGGCCGCGCCCGAGGACGCCGCGCTGTGCCGGCTCGCGGTGATCGCCATGGGCAAGTGCGGGGGACACGAGCTCAACTACGTCTCCGACGTCGATGTCATCTTCGTCGGGGAGGCTGTCGAGGGGGCCGACGAGGGGAAGGCGCTGAGGGCTGCGACTCGGCTGGCCTCGCATTTGATGCGGATCTGTTCCGAGACCACGGTCGAGGGGTCCATCTGGCCCGTTGACGCCAATCTTCGGCCCGAGGGGCGGAACGGGCCGCTCGTTCGGACCTTGTCCAGTCATCTCGCCTACTACCAGCGGTGGGCCAAGACCTGGGAGTTTCAGGCTCTGCTGAAGGCCCGGCCCGTTGCCGGAGACCTTGATCTGGGGGAGACCTACGTCACCACGCTCGCGCCGCTCGTCTGGCAGGCGGCCGAGCGGGACAACTTCGTCGCCGATGTGCAGAAGATGCGGCGGAGGGTGGTCGAGAACATCCCCGTCGCCGAGATCGAGCGCGAGCTGAAGCTCGGGCCGGGCGGTCTGCGGGACGTCGAATTCGCCGTGCAGCTGCTGCAGTTGGTGCACGGGCGGGCCGACACGACCTTGCGCAGCGGGACCACGCTGGACGCCCTGAAGGCGCTGGCCGCGGGCGGGTACGTCGGGCGTGCCGATGCCGTGCAGCTCGCGGACGCCTATCGGTTTCTGCGGTCCATGGAGCACCGCATACAGCTCTTCCGGCTGCGGCGTACGCATCTCGTGCCCGAGGACGAGGCCGATCTGCGGCGCATCGGGCGGTCGTTGGGGCTGCGCACCGAGCCCGTCGCCGAGCTGAACCGGGAGTGGAAGCGGCACGCCTCCGTGGTGCGGCGGCTGCACGAGAAGATCTTCTACCGGCCGTTGCTGGACGCCGTCGCCCAACTCGCGCCCGGCGAGAGCCGGTTGAGTCCGGACGCGGCGCGGGAGCGGCTGGTCGCGCTGGGATACGCCGACCCTGCCGCCGCGTTGCGGCATCTGGAGGCGCTCGCCTCCGGGGTGTCCCGGAAGGCCGCCATCCAGCGGACCCTGTTGCCTGTTCTGTTGGGGTGGTTCGCGGATTCCGCTGATCCTGATGCCGGGTTGTTCAACTTTCGCAAGGTGTCCGACGCGCTGGGCAGAACCCCTTGGTATCTGCGGCTGTTGAGGGACGAAGGGGCCGCCGCCGAGAATCTCGCCCGGGTGCTGTCCGCCGGGCGGCTGGCGCCCGATCTGCTCATGCGGGCGCCCGAGGCCGTGGCGCTGCTCGGGGACGGGGACGGCGGTGGCGGCGGGCTCGAACCTCGCAGCCGGGCCCATCTGGAGCAGGAGATCCTCGCGGCGGTCGGGCGGGCCGACGGCGGTGAGGCCGCGGTCACCGCCGCGCGTGGCGTGCGGCGGCGGGAGCTGTTCCGTACGGCCGCCGTCGACATCGTGAACTCCTACGGGACCGAGGAGACGCCGGCCAACGCCGACCAGGGTGCGCTGGTGGACCTGGTGGGAGGGGCCGTCTCGGATCTGACGGCGGCGACGCTCGCGGGTGCGTTGCGGGCTGTGGTGCGGGAGGGGTGGGGGGACACCCTGCCCACCCGGTTCGCGGTGATCGGGATGGGGCGCTTTGGGGGGCACGAGCTCGGGTACGGGTCCGATGCGGATGTGCTGTTCGTGCATGAGCCCCGGGAGGGCGTTGGGGAGCAGGAGGCGTCTCGGGCCGCTAATTCTGTTGTCTCTGAAATGCGCCGGTTGTTGCAGGTGCCCAGCTCTGATCCGCCGTTGCTCGTCGATGCGGATCTGCGGCCCGAAGGGAAGTCCGGGCCGCTCGTGCGGACGTTGAACTCGTACGAGGCGTATTACCGCCGGTGGTCTCTCGTGTGGGAGGCGCATGCGTTGCTGCGGGCCGAAGTCGTCGCCGGGGACGAGGAGTTGGGGCGGCGGTTCATCGAGCTGGTTGATCCGTTGCGGTATCCGGCGGAGGGTCTTGGCGAGGATGCCGTACGGGAGATCCGGCGGCTGAAGGCCCGGATGGAGACCGAGCGGATGCCCCGCGGGGCCGATCCGACGTTGCACGCCAAGCTGGGGCGGGGCGGGCTGTCCGATGTGGAGTGGACTGTTCAGCTGCTTCAGCTGCGGCACGGGTGGGCGGAGCCGGGGCTGCGGACCACTCGTACGCGGGAGGCTCTCGCGGCTGCGTGTGCCGCGGGGTTGATCTCCGGTGAGGATGCTTCGACGCTGGATGAGGCGTGGGTGCTTGCCACTCGGGTGCGGAATGCCGTGATGCTGGTGCGGGGGCGGGCCGGGGATACGTTCCCTTCCGATGGGCGGGAACTTGCTGCCGTGGGGCGGTACTTGGGGTATGGGCCGGGGCATGTGGGGGACATGCTCGATGACTATCGGCGGGCTACTCGGCGGGCTCGGGGTGTTGTGGAGGAGTTGTTCTACGGGGCGGGCGGCTGA
- a CDS encoding phosphatase PAP2 family protein yields MGESTVTTLEDQEQVTPQPVADETNDRVGQRLLRRLRTPRRPRLWFEILLIAVSYWTYSLIRNAVPEQKSQALKNADWLWSVEQHLGIAVEESVNHTVNSVAWLIVGMNYYYATLHFVVTLGVLVWLYRSHPGRYAATRMVLFATTGVALVGYYLYPLAPPRLMNGQNFIDTVVVHQTWGSMASGDLKNMSNQYAAMPSMHIGWSLWCGLTIFALASVPWVRVLGMLYPTATLVVIVATANHFWLDAVGGMICLAFGYMVARIWYGSLPYALPQLVPATTPRRSLLPTKA; encoded by the coding sequence ATGGGTGAGAGCACCGTGACGACACTGGAAGACCAGGAACAGGTCACTCCACAGCCCGTCGCGGACGAGACGAACGACCGCGTGGGACAACGCCTCCTGCGCCGCTTGCGCACGCCTCGCCGCCCCCGGCTCTGGTTCGAGATCCTGCTGATCGCGGTGAGTTACTGGACATACTCACTGATCCGCAACGCGGTCCCCGAGCAGAAGTCACAGGCACTGAAGAACGCCGACTGGCTCTGGAGTGTGGAACAGCACCTCGGCATCGCCGTCGAGGAGTCCGTCAACCACACCGTGAACTCGGTGGCTTGGCTGATCGTCGGCATGAACTACTACTACGCGACACTGCACTTCGTGGTGACGCTGGGTGTCCTGGTGTGGCTCTACCGTAGCCACCCGGGCCGTTACGCGGCAACGCGCATGGTCCTCTTCGCCACCACCGGTGTGGCCCTGGTCGGTTACTACCTGTATCCGCTGGCCCCGCCCCGCCTGATGAACGGCCAGAACTTCATCGACACCGTCGTGGTCCACCAGACCTGGGGCTCGATGGCCTCGGGCGACCTGAAGAACATGTCGAACCAGTACGCCGCGATGCCCTCCATGCACATCGGCTGGTCCCTCTGGTGCGGCCTGACGATCTTCGCCCTGGCCTCGGTACCGTGGGTCCGCGTACTCGGCATGCTCTACCCCACGGCGACCCTGGTGGTCATCGTTGCCACGGCCAACCACTTCTGGCTGGACGCGGTGGGCGGCATGATCTGCCTGGCCTTCGGCTACATGGTGGCAAGAATCTGGTACGGATCACTGCCGTACGCACTACCGCAACTGGTCCCGGCAACGACACCGAGACGATCACTGCTACCGACGAAGGCGTAG
- a CDS encoding LacI family DNA-binding transcriptional regulator, giving the protein MTTRLADIAAQAGVSEATVSRVLNGKPGVAATTRQSVLAALDVLGYERPVRLRQRSEGLVGLITPELENPIFPALAQVIGQALTRQGYTPVLATQTPGGSTEDELTEMLVDRGVAGIIFVSGLHADTSADMQRYEQLRGQGVPFVLVDGFSPKVQAPFISPDDRAAMALAVTHLVSLGHTNIGLALGPKRFVPVQRKIEGFVRTMQDLLGLAAIDIEERLVQHSLYTLEGGQAATAALIDRGCTAIVCASDMMALGAIRAARQRGLEVPDDVSVVGFDDSPLIAFTDPPLTTIRKPVPAMGQAAVRTLLEEIGGTPAPHSEFVFMPELVVRGSTASAPGDRNRA; this is encoded by the coding sequence GTGACCACACGGCTTGCCGACATCGCAGCCCAGGCGGGCGTGAGCGAAGCGACCGTCAGCCGCGTCCTGAACGGAAAACCGGGCGTCGCCGCGACCACCCGCCAGTCCGTACTGGCCGCGCTCGACGTACTGGGCTACGAGCGCCCGGTCCGCCTGCGACAGCGCAGCGAGGGACTCGTCGGACTCATAACCCCGGAGCTGGAGAACCCGATATTCCCGGCCCTGGCCCAGGTGATCGGCCAGGCGCTGACCCGGCAGGGCTACACCCCGGTCCTCGCGACCCAGACACCGGGCGGCTCCACCGAGGACGAGCTGACCGAGATGCTGGTCGACCGGGGCGTCGCCGGCATCATCTTCGTCTCCGGACTGCACGCGGACACCTCCGCGGACATGCAGCGGTACGAGCAACTGCGCGGCCAGGGTGTGCCGTTCGTGCTCGTCGACGGTTTCTCCCCGAAGGTGCAGGCGCCCTTCATCTCGCCGGACGACCGGGCGGCGATGGCGCTGGCGGTCACCCACCTCGTCTCGCTCGGTCACACCAACATCGGGCTCGCCCTGGGCCCGAAGCGGTTCGTACCGGTCCAGCGAAAGATCGAGGGCTTCGTCCGCACGATGCAGGACCTGCTGGGCCTGGCCGCCATCGACATCGAAGAGCGACTGGTCCAGCACTCGCTGTACACGCTGGAGGGCGGCCAGGCGGCCACCGCGGCGCTCATCGACCGCGGCTGCACGGCCATCGTCTGCGCGAGCGACATGATGGCGCTCGGCGCCATACGGGCCGCCCGGCAGCGCGGCCTCGAAGTCCCCGACGACGTCTCCGTGGTCGGCTTCGACGACTCCCCCTTGATCGCGTTCACGGATCCGCCCCTCACAACCATCCGCAAGCCGGTCCCGGCCATGGGCCAGGCGGCGGTGCGCACGTTGCTGGAGGAGATCGGCGGGACACCGGCGCCCCACAGCGAGTTCGTGTTCATGCCGGAACTGGTGGTGAGGGGCTCGACGGCTTCGGCTCCTGGGGACCGAAATCGTGCGTAA
- a CDS encoding extracellular solute-binding protein, which yields MRRGIAATALVASLALAATACGGDSDSGEADGPVTITWWDTSNATNEAPVYKALAKEFEQANPDIKVTYVNVPFDQAQNKFDTAAGSKGAPDILRSEVGWTPAFAKKGFFLPLDGTEALADQAKFQPSLIEQAKYDGKTYGVPLVTDTLALVYNKALFEKAGIDKAPATWADLKTDAATIKAKTGVDGYWGSTQAYYAQSFLYGEGTDTVDAEGKKITVASPEAKKAYGTWQGLFDGKGLHKADTTADAYAHIQDAFVSGKVAAIVQGPWEITNFYKGSAFKDKANLGIATVPAGSSGKAGAPTGGHNLSVYAGSDKAHQEASLKFLKFMTSAKSQETIALKNSTLPTRDDAYTTEVKADPGIAGYQGVLSAAQPRPALPEYSSLWGPLDTELPKIAGGKESLDKGLSTAETAIAKLVPDFSK from the coding sequence ATGCGGCGTGGCATAGCGGCCACCGCACTGGTGGCGTCCCTCGCCCTCGCGGCGACGGCCTGCGGCGGCGACAGCGACAGTGGCGAGGCGGACGGCCCGGTCACCATCACATGGTGGGACACGTCCAACGCCACCAACGAGGCACCGGTGTACAAGGCCCTCGCGAAGGAATTCGAGCAGGCCAACCCGGACATCAAGGTCACGTACGTCAACGTGCCGTTCGACCAGGCGCAGAACAAGTTCGACACCGCCGCCGGTTCCAAGGGCGCCCCGGACATCCTGCGCTCGGAGGTCGGCTGGACCCCCGCTTTCGCCAAGAAGGGCTTCTTCCTGCCGCTCGACGGCACCGAAGCCCTCGCGGACCAGGCCAAGTTCCAGCCCAGCCTCATCGAGCAGGCCAAGTACGACGGCAAGACGTACGGCGTGCCGCTGGTCACCGACACCCTCGCGCTGGTCTACAACAAGGCTCTCTTCGAGAAGGCCGGCATCGACAAGGCGCCCGCCACCTGGGCCGACCTCAAGACCGACGCCGCCACCATCAAGGCGAAGACCGGCGTCGACGGCTACTGGGGCTCCACCCAGGCCTACTACGCGCAGTCCTTCCTCTACGGCGAGGGCACCGACACTGTCGATGCCGAGGGCAAGAAGATCACCGTCGCCTCCCCCGAGGCCAAGAAGGCCTACGGCACCTGGCAGGGCCTCTTCGACGGCAAGGGCCTGCACAAGGCCGACACCACCGCCGACGCGTACGCCCACATCCAGGACGCCTTCGTCAGCGGCAAGGTCGCCGCGATCGTCCAGGGCCCCTGGGAGATCACGAACTTCTACAAGGGCTCGGCCTTCAAGGACAAGGCCAACCTCGGCATCGCCACCGTCCCGGCCGGCTCCAGCGGCAAGGCGGGCGCCCCGACCGGCGGCCACAACCTCTCCGTGTACGCGGGCTCGGACAAGGCCCACCAGGAGGCCTCGCTGAAGTTCCTGAAGTTCATGACCTCGGCCAAGTCCCAGGAGACGATCGCCCTCAAGAACTCCACGCTGCCGACGCGCGACGACGCCTACACCACCGAGGTCAAGGCCGACCCGGGCATCGCCGGCTACCAGGGCGTGCTCTCCGCCGCCCAGCCGCGTCCGGCACTGCCCGAGTACAGCTCGCTGTGGGGCCCGCTCGACACCGAACTGCCCAAGATCGCCGGTGGCAAGGAATCGCTGGACAAGGGCCTGAGCACCGCGGAGACCGCGATCGCCAAGCTGGTCCCGGACTTCAGCAAGTGA
- a CDS encoding carbohydrate ABC transporter permease produces the protein MTVVIDRATGKRRGDRAPRPGRLQRLKHSYQKYWYAYAMIAPVIVVLGVLVLYPLVRGIYLTFTDANSLNSARTIGVNHIDATYEFIGLDNYADILWGPTAYDRFWSHFIWTIVWTALCVLLHYAIGLGLALLLNQKLRGRTFYRLILVLPWAVPTFVTVFGWRFMLADGGVINSMLDAVHLPSPLWLEDTFWQRFAAIMVNTWCGVPFMMVSLLGGLQSIDGALYEAAEMDGAGAWQRFRHVTLPGLRSVSSTVVLLGVIWTFNQFAIIFLLFGDTAPDAQILVTWAYYLGFGQQPRDYAQSAAYGVLLLSILIVFTSVYRRWLARDEQQLAI, from the coding sequence ATGACAGTCGTCATCGACCGCGCGACCGGCAAGCGCCGCGGTGACCGGGCCCCACGCCCCGGTCGGCTCCAGCGCCTGAAGCACTCGTACCAGAAGTACTGGTACGCGTACGCGATGATCGCCCCGGTGATCGTCGTGCTCGGTGTGCTGGTGCTCTATCCGCTGGTGCGGGGCATCTACCTGACGTTCACCGACGCCAACAGCCTCAACTCGGCCCGCACGATCGGCGTCAACCACATCGACGCCACCTACGAGTTCATCGGCCTGGACAACTACGCCGACATCCTGTGGGGACCGACCGCGTACGACCGTTTCTGGTCGCACTTCATCTGGACGATCGTGTGGACGGCTCTGTGTGTGCTGCTCCACTACGCCATCGGCCTCGGGCTTGCGCTGCTGCTCAACCAGAAGCTGCGGGGTCGCACGTTCTACCGGCTCATTCTTGTGCTGCCGTGGGCCGTGCCGACCTTCGTCACTGTTTTCGGCTGGCGCTTCATGCTGGCCGACGGTGGTGTCATCAACTCCATGCTGGACGCGGTGCATCTGCCCTCGCCGCTGTGGCTGGAGGACACCTTCTGGCAGCGGTTCGCCGCGATCATGGTCAACACCTGGTGCGGTGTGCCGTTCATGATGGTCTCGCTGCTCGGCGGACTTCAGTCCATCGACGGCGCCCTGTACGAGGCCGCCGAGATGGACGGTGCGGGCGCCTGGCAGCGCTTCCGGCACGTCACCCTGCCGGGGCTGCGATCGGTCAGCTCCACCGTCGTCCTGCTGGGCGTCATCTGGACGTTCAACCAGTTCGCCATCATCTTCCTGCTCTTCGGCGACACCGCGCCGGACGCGCAGATCCTCGTCACCTGGGCCTATTACCTGGGCTTCGGCCAGCAGCCGCGCGACTACGCGCAGTCCGCCGCGTACGGCGTGCTGCTGCTCTCCATCCTGATCGTCTTCACCTCCGTCTACCGCCGCTGGCTGGCCCGCGATGAGCAGCAGCTCGCGATCTGA